Within the Aspergillus luchuensis IFO 4308 DNA, chromosome 5, nearly complete sequence genome, the region CTTAAGGAGGTCCGTATATTGCGTCATATCCTTGGTAACCATAAGCCCGCCAGGCCCATTAACAACGAACCGTTTGAAATGATCCAGCAGGAGAGTGCGCGTTCCAATGGCAATTTCTGTCAGCAGTTGGCGAATATTGGAGCCACTGGGCGGCAAGGATGTCTTCACCACGTTATGCACACGAGTCAGGAATGTGCAGATTGTAGCACAGGTCTAAGATAGATTAGCATGGCCTGCCAGAGGTTGAAAGTAGACCTTATCATCATAACTCACAGGTGTTTGTAGCTTTTCCAACCAAGCCGTACTATCCCCCTCCTTGGGTCGGAAATCGTTTTTCTTTTGACCAGACAGGAGTTTGCCAGTCCATGTTAGTGTATTGTCAATGACCTTCTGCTCAAGTatgttgatcttctcttctatgCGCATAGTGATGAGActtgttttcttctccatctcccgccGGATGGTAATACTACCCGCCGCAAGTGGGATGAGTAAAGTATTTATGCACATAACCATCAAGTTTGCAATACCAATAGCATTCCGAATGGCTGGTAAATATGCAAAATCCGGCTCTGCTTTCCCAGACTCTTGCGATGTTGCTGCTTCCAGTGCGGCATCTAGAGACACTTCAATGAACCCTTCTCCCATTACTGAAAGAAGGAGAGTCAATAGTGCAAGCATATCCTTGGGTGTTTCACTATTAACGCTAAGCTCTAAGCCTCTGCCAACTGCTTCGGCAAGCCACTTAAGCATCCGCTTTGCAGAAGATATGCTTGGGATgccgtcttcttcggtcAGTTTAATATCAGTAGGTTTTGAGAGGTCGCTAGACTCTCTCAATCCTGCCACTTGGAGTAGCAGTCTTCTTTGGGTTGGAGGAAATTCCGAAGACTCCAGACGACTCAAATATGCGTCACGAGCCGAAGAAAGCATTTCAGTACCGGATTTGGAAAGGGATGCCATGAAAGTTGTTGCTGCCTTTTTTCTGCGTGCATGAAAAGTAGTGAACTTGAAAAGCAAGGACGTATAAAGTTCTTCCAGtgtcctcttctccctctctataTATGACGATCCAACGAAATAAGGTACGAACAAGTCTTCCAACTGCTGGTCAAGGACCAAAGCCGTTTGTGAAGAGATTGGATCCGGGTGTTCTGTCAGCCCATGGCTTTTCAGATCATCAACAAGAGCACTGATGTAACTTCGAGAGCTCTGTAAGGATCGTAGAAATGCTAGTGACGAAACGCTGTTTGCCTTTTCCAAGACCATTTCTAATCTTTGCTGAATAGACTGCTGAAACACGCGTTGCAAAAACTTCCCGAGGACCTGCTCATAGTATGGAAAGGCTCGCCGGATGATGGCCGATTCCTCTTGCACTACGAccttgacttcatcgatCAAAGACTGAAGGCTAGGTTCCACTTTCAGAGGTTCAGCATCGGGGTCTGCGAGCATCTCCCACGTCTCTAGATCGCCCCCTACTTCTTCTGTAACTAGCTGGCTTCGATCGATGAAGAACTGGTGCTGGTTGACGAATAAAGCAATGACGCTTGCACCACCGTTGAAATCCTGAAGTACAGTTGCGCAGTCCTTCATGCCTTCGAAATTTGCCTTGCGGTAGAAGTCGTCAAATTGCTTTAATAAATCATTCTCCAAAGTTTCAGAAAACTTCTCGATGATTTCACGAGTGTTCCGTCTGGTCCCATTCCCTTTGCCATTTATGTTATCGTCTGCAGATATAACTCCATTTCCGGGGAGCCCAGCGGACCTTCCACTCGAATCGTTCCAGCTCTCGGTATCGAGTCTTTGACTTATTCGAAGCAGTTGCCGCGCGATCTGTGCCGACCGTACCTTGGCCTCACCAGTTCCGGAACGTCTTAGGTTCTCTAGAAGCGTTAGCTCGCCCCTGTTGCTCACACCATCCCAACACTCGAGCAGAAAGCGGGCATCAAGCGCCCGGCGTCTTTGGCGGTCTAATTCCTCCAATTTCTTTCCAGTCTCGACAGCCATATTTCCGGTGCCCCCGGCAAGCTCTACACCTGATAGCCCGGCACCATTGAGCGAGGTGTCGAGCTGCTGAAAAGACTCGATTGTCTGTTTTAGCTTCTTACCCAGTGTATTGAGGTTCTGGGAATGCTGTGCCTCCGCCCTGCGAACTGCCGCAGACAATTCATTTTCTCTGATCTCTAGGTCGCCGGAGATTTCACCGAGGCGCCGCTGTGCGTGCTCAAGGGTCCTGATAAGTGGCTTCGGGTCAAACGGTTGGTTTCCGGTTGTAGGCGTGATTGTAGAACGACGATTCGAAATGGCGGAGTCCGACAGCGCCTCGATAAACTCCTTGACAATGAAGTCGCGACTTGAGAAGTCCTCAAGGGTGAAGCTGGGACCTGTTGGGAACACTGATCGAGATGCAGCGTTGAGTGGGGTAATCGAGGACGCATCGTCCGGCATCTTTATAACTAAAAGCCGGGTCTATCTGCATTGATATCAGCATGGATTGTTGTGCAATCCGGACTTCACGGTGAGCGTCAACCGATGCCCTTGATTGCGCCGTGAATGCGGAGAGAAGAGCAACAAGAATTACGGGGCAGCccaactacggagtactagaTAGGTGGTCCATTATCGGGAGGACGGGATAGATGGGTTTCTGGTCTAGCGGATTACATAACTGCATAGCTTCAATAAGCTAACTACTGAACGACGAAACAAACATTATACCACCTCACTGCTAAATTCAATTTGTTGAATGCCTTATATCTGCTCTAATTATCTGATCTTTCTTCTAACTCCCTATTCCTAGTAGTGGTATGCTAGGGTGCAGTAGGACTATTCAGCACTCTGTTATGACTATCAGTGTTAccaacgaggagaagaacataTTTCGAATAAACCCGGGGGATCTAGTAGATAAACATGGTGTATTAAGCTGCACCTAGGAGTACTATTTCTTCACACAGCATCCATAGTCCGGGTCTTTCTCATCAACCAATAGTCACTAGTTCTAGAATGGCCGTTGGTACTGATATCGCAGgactagatatataattagatcACCTTACGGAGTAGACTGGCGCATCAATACTAGCACTGCAAACTTGGATGCCATGTGCATGGATACACCTATCTCTACACACCTTGTATGAATATGGAGTAGTCCGTATTCCAGCTAGTTACCGATCTTGTACGGAGGAGCACTTGGGATTTCCCAAGCTCGAATCGAATTCGGTCCTTGGGACCCACCACTAGTACCACTGCCACCCGCCGCCTGGACTCCCGAACTACTGTCTAATAATACCCATACGACTTACATCTCCTCAACATAATCAAAACATCTGGGAGTAACTCTGCGCTAGCGCTCACAGATAATAAAACATGGTTACGCAGCGTGATAGAGAATTGTTCAGGGATGATATTCGCTCTCGAGGAACGAAGCTCAATGCTGCTGAGCGCGAGAAATTGCTAAGGCCATATCTGCCAGACCCGTCTGATCTTCCACGCAGACCAACTCAGCGGCGCAAGAAGGCTCCTCGAAAGACACCAATACGGACGTTTGTCAAGTCGCAGCTGCATCTACTCACATACGCCATTGTTCACATCATCTTTGGGATTTTTTCTCGTCTCATTTTGAGCTACCATGCTGTTGTGGATCGAATCTTCGCCATCGTCTATTACCATCACCGAACACCAGAGTTAATACGAAAGGATGTGAAAGGCTTGAAGCGCTTACCCGAACATCTGAGCGTCATCTTATCCCTACGCAAAGAAGACGATGCCCTAGCAATCTTGATGGATGAAGTGGCGGAACTTTCAGCCTGGAGCGTGAGTTCTGGGATACCTGTCCTAAGTGTCTATGAGAAGACCGGTAAGTGATGGCTTCAGACCCCTAAGACCTCTACGTATACGATaagaaagggggaaaaaaaaatggaaGGCAAGGTTGGGGCTAACAACTTATGCATCTATATAGGTATCTTGAAGTCCTGCATCCCCGTCCTTCACCAAGCTATCACGAGCAAGTTGTCATCTTACTATGGGTCTCCGGCGCAACAACCTACACTGCGGCTGTTTGCTCCCCACCACCCTATCTATAATACACAGCAAGATGTTCCGCCGTCTGACAGACACAACGCCAGTTCTCTCACAGTGCTTCTCCTGTCTGCGACTGATGGCAGGGAAACGTTTGTTGACTTGACCAAGACCCTGGCGGAGATGTCCCAAACTGGTAAATTGTCCCCAGAGGACATTACTATGGAATTGGTCGATGCAGAGATCAGTGAGATCACCACTCAGCCAACCCAACCGACAGCACCTGTCAATCAAGGCAGCACAAGAATGGGCCTCAGCCGTAATGCCTCCCTAGTGAAGCCTGAGcctgatcttctccttgtttTTGGTCCGTTCTTGAAGTTGGATGGATACCCGCCTTGGCATATCCGCCTCACCGAAATGTACTGCACCGGCGGTAGGAATAGTGGGATAACGAATTCCGACGAGGCTGTTGAGTACCACGGGTTCCTCAGGGGCCTCTGGCACTACGCCGGCGCTCAGATGAGGTTTGGCCGTTGATGGCAATTCCTTTACTCATGACTGTCCAAAGTGactcttattatatactgaAGTCTTATTCCCATGATCTACAAATTGAAAGAGAGTAAGCAGGCACTAGTCTCAGCATATCTATAAATGGGTAATCGTATTATACGTCCCCTAGAATAAGATACGTGGGGTGCGAGAACCGAATAGACATGAAATAACTGGTAATGCCCCAATGAGGTGCAGCGTTGGCTAGAGAACATACAACCAGTCTTTTGGTGTGCTTCGTCGCTGTACATCTGCCCCATCAACCATTGCCATTGTTTGTAAGTACCAGGAAGTATGGGGATGTCTCATGATATAAGTCATTATTACTTAGTCTGCTAAGTAGGGTATCAAAATTTCTATCTTCTATAATTACACATTAGTGGTTCGGACAAAGTGTCTTTCGAGAAAAACCTCAATGAGTCCGCCAGCGGATAACAGACCACTGTCTCACGTTATTCATGCAGGGTCTGTTCCAAGGCCGCATGAAGCTCTCCTAGTGTAGATGAAGAGCTTGCCATTGGGATTGGAGGCCTTGTACACATTCAAGGCATCTTATTACTTCTTTTCCCGATTCGGTGACACCTTCGACCGCACAGGCAGAGCAAACTTTTCGTGCCCGCTCTGTCTGCCATTCGTCGTCGTCCGGCCTTTCTTGACAGCCGCTTGTAGGGGTCCTGAGTAACCCACTGCAGTCTACAGAGTCACAATGCCGTAAACAAATGTAGCAGCTCCTCCCACCACAAAGATCACAGTCTGCATAGGCGTCAACATATTCTCGAGTGGTCGGTCTCCGGTGGCAGATATGACATGGGCGGAGACAGGACGCAGATGCGAATAGTGTTTGTGGTTGCTGATATGGGGTCGGAGGAATTGTTTTAGGAGACACGGGCGGAGAGCTGACTCCAGAAATGCAAGTGTCTTGCGACGAATCCGACTGTAGCATGTAAGAGATACCGTCTGTGAGCGGTGGCTTATTGTAAGCAGGTGGCTGCTGGAAGACTCGTCGTTTCCTGTGGAGACATCGCTGGCGCGTGAAGACCCCTGCGCTGTCGCTTAAGCATGTTTTATTGTCTAGGCAGAATTGCGGGCTCGTATCATGAAGGGCCGATGAGGCAAGCCTAATTGATCAATGATATGAGTTAGCCACTTCCTCTGATTGCATTCAGCGATACTGGCCGCTTCATTGTTAAAATTACAAACCTGTTTGATAGAGCTGGAGTAATATCTTCCAAAGCTGTTTCTCTTTTTCGCTTTCTTATGTTTTGGGCCGTGATAGAGGCATTGCATTGGACGATTGGAAGGTGTGGCATGGGATCATAAACTGTCGTCGCTGTACAATATTCGGACTGAATTgtcggcggaggaagatAGAATGTCATGaagcaagaaaggaaagtGGCCACAACATTAAGAATAAAACCTCAATCAATGCAAGCTGTTATGAtgcacgagaagaagaagccaccACAAGGTAAAGGGCGAGGGTGGCCTTCGATGAATGAAACAACAAGGACGCTTGATAATTATCTCACTCAAATCAGGTGAAACATTCCATGTGGTTCTGAAAGATCCTGGTGCGTGGCAATTGTTGCTATTTTCCACCTGAATAAACAGCCTTGTAAGTAACAATGGATTGAAGCCAGTAAGGGTAGCCTAAAGCGGACTAAAAATGGTTGGCTACtgaattataatacttagtACTTTGCAAATTCCAATTATAGCAAGACCAATCTTATTCATGCGCTCCAATTGTACTCCAAAATGTGCTGCACACTACCCTTCGGCTAGTATGACTATCCCCGATGTGGCCGACCAAGGAGTGATTGCTGTAACAAGaaagcctcatcatccaacaatTATGTACTAGAAGGGAGTCCTTCTGCGCTATGCTTTTGTGCCTAAGGAAGTAGCCGTGCGGTACAGATGAGAGTATCTAACCAAGTGACAGACTACTACATAGCAATACTACTAAGTCCATATGACATGGCGGAACGGCCAAATACTGAGCACGAATCGTTCTTACATTTTTCTCACTAGAGTATGTAACATTATTTGAGACACGCTGTGTATAGCCGGTCTCGGTGGCGCAATTGGTAAGCGCGATCCCAGACAATTATCACTCCCATGAGTAGACTACTAACACCTAGAAAAGGTTAGCGCGTACGACTGTTAATCGTGAGGTTGAGAGTTCGATCCTCTCCCGGGacgtctttttttttttttcgacgATCTTTATGAACCCTATCTACATCCTGATGTACCCTTCTACtccattatatataaatgtcTCCTTATTCTCCGCCTGaatgtagtagtagattcATGTATGTTTTTAGGAAGTGGAAGCAAAAGCAACTATCTACTTTATTTACTCTATATCAAGTTGCGTGTCTTTCAAAGCTCTAGGTGTCTGGGAACGTCTGAGATATACTACTATGCACTGAAGCGTAGTTATGAGATAGAGCGTACTCCGTAAAACAGACCTAGTCCACTCTAGCTGACTGGTCTATACACAGTCCAGTTGCCCAATGCTTACTAGGTTGTTACCCCTGCAGATCTTAGCCTGCCATATCATCCTGCATGAAACATCAATTTGCAAGTGTTGAACATCGTTGTAATTCCAGGCCCTTCACGTACAAGTGAACCAATGAATCTATCAAATAATTTGAATGTTCCTCCTGTCAATAGCCGACATTTTCCAATGACCGACCCCTCCATAATGATCGAGAAACCAGCGTACTTAATTATCTGCGTAGGATGGCAAGGAGATGCCAAGGATATTTCGGGCCCCTTTTAGATATCCGCTCGAAATTGTGACGTACTATGTCCCCTGATTGCATGTTACAGCTAAATACGAGGTCATGTAAAAATGATCATTTCGCCAAAGCTCCTTGATCGCCACCCAATTCACTTGATGGAGTAGATGACAGCAATTGGACCTTTACTCCCGGCCCCTGGCCCCCGATACGCAGATACACAAGTAGTCAAGTTTAAATTATATCGCAGGTCAGCTACATATCCTGGAGTCCATTAATGGGTCGAACTTGCCCGGTTTCGATCTAGCCCAAGTGCGGAGTTCCGTTATTGGATCTCTTGGCAACCCACCCTCCCTTATTCTCTTTCAACCGGTAGAAGGTGCTGATTCCCTTGAGCCTCGTTTTCTGAAGTTCTTACAGGGCCATGCCACTCGGAATCTACTGCTTGTATGAAAATTGGTCAGAGAACGGGTACGGTTACTGATTGGTTTACCCTCGCTTTGACGATTGCCCGTACTCTATTGCGACCGGAGGGGCcacattactactactttccACCATGGAAACCAGCATCTCTGAGCTGGTTGAGAGGCTAGGAAGTGACGAAGATGCGGTGCGCAAAATGGCAGTTTTTAAACTCCAAGGGAGCATTGGGGATCCCTCCTTTGCCGATAATTTCATCGCAGAAGGTGGACTCACTAGGTTACGCTACTTGACTCTGCATGCAAGTGGTAACACCTTGGCATATAGCCTCACAAGCTTCGCCAGAATACTAGAAGTTGACAAAGGCTGGGATCTAGTAGACCAAGACATGGTTGAAAGAGTAGGTAACATGAACAAGCTCTCCGTCTTTTTAAAAACATACTCCCGCAAACCACCTTATATAGTAACATACTGATATATCGTAccgtcttttctttccaggTTGTTGAACTCATAGTGACTCACCCATTGGTTAACATCCTAAGGGGTGCAATGTCTATATTAGTTTCCATAGTGTCACATCCTTACTCAGGTAATCACTTATCACAAGATGGAAACTTTGGCTTTCGTGCATTGAAGCCCGCAATTGCCATTTATCCGCAATTCCTGGAAATGCTTGTCAATAGACTTTCGTCTGCAGACCATGCCCTCTGCGCAAATGCACTTCAGTTGATTAATTCGCTCATGCGCGACTCTATCACGAATGAGGCAGATACGGAGTGGCCAAAGTTTATTCAAAAGCTGCAAGATCTCGGTGTGATCAGAGCAGTCTATTCCCTCATGCAAGGTACTGCACTGCAGGATCACGTGCACCCATTAATAGAATTTCAGTCTCTTACCAAAGTTCTTCTGAGGAAATGGAGAGAGATACCCTTGGATCTGGAGAGGCCAGAGCACAGGAGAGCCTTGAAAGGGATCTATGTGGCTAGCTCGCATGAGCGGAGCCAAGAAAAGGGCCTCGATAATGGTGATGAGATGAAACAGTCTAAGAAACACAGTTCTGAGAAGTGGAGGCGTCTTGGTTTCGAGACGGAGAGTCCTTCGATGCAGTTTGAGGATACCGGGTTCTTGGGCATGATGGATCTGGCAGACTATGTCAGGAATCATCAAGATGAGTTCCAAAAAATGCTTCTGGAGCAGTCCACGAAGCCTCCTCAGCAGCGATGTCCCATTGCCCGTGCCTCACTGTCAGTCACTTCGATCTTATACCAGCATTTTGAGGTGGACAAATCGGAAATGGATGACTCCAAGGGTTATCTTCTACTAGAGTCTCGCTCTAACCTTGACAAGTTGTTTGAGCCTCTGCTGTTGCATTGGACCAGATTGCATGTAGCAGGATTACATGCTCTCTTTCGACTATGGAAGGCTACCGGAGCGGAAGTCGAAGATTACGGAAAGATCGTTGAGCTTGTTCGAATCCTGATCGAGTCTGTTGTTGGTGGAGCACCTCGGACAAAGGATGTGcaagaagtggaagaagagttgACCAACTTCGAGTATGGTCGGCTCCGCGAATTGCAAATGGAGTTGTTGGGGCTCACGTATGAAGATGCCTGGGGCCAacacctgcagcagatgcgCGAAGAATTGTATCACGAAGCACTTCAATTTGTTAAAGAACAGAGAATCCGCTGTCTGTTGCACGGCGCATGGTTCCTCAACGAGGGCTCTGATAGCTCAGACGTGGGAACCGAGCAACGCTCATGGAAATATGCTCAACTTTCGCACAACAGGAGGTTCTTACACTTTGGTGATTTCAATTCCATTCTTGAGAGGTGTCCAGAGCTCGATACTTTACCCGAGAAGAGTAAGTTTGCTCCGTTGATGTCGATGCGTGGTCTGTTCTATTCTGGATTCAAATACTGACTGCGCTTTACTACTTAAGTCGACCTCTCATCGGTATCTTCAGTGGTCTCTAATGTCTCTGCTTCATCCAACGATCAGTCAGCGGAGCCTGCAAAGGACATGTCTCATGCTGTATCTTATACTAAGATTACCGTGCACGGCTACTCGCAGCCTGTACACGGGACTGGGGACATCCAGAAAAGTAATGGCCATCGCCGAACCTCGAGCAGATCAGTGCAAGGTGAAACTGCGCTGTTGAGTTTCTGTCCACAATCAACCAGTGTCGCATCTGAGTGGCTTGATGGTTTGCTTATGCTTCTCAACCAGCAGCCTATAACTGCAGAGACAAACAAGCTTATAAGTTTGGTCAGCGATTACGGGCTCAAGATCCGTTTGTTGAATGTTCGCTTTGATGATGTGGCCTTCGCGGGTGAAGCGCCCCAAGTTCCCACGCGAGATGGCCTTGATGACAATTACTACTATGACGTCTTTGGTGGCTCATAATAACGAGCTCCTTTTCGACACTGACACGGTTGTTCAATAACAAATATTTGCGAGACATCTCCATCCATGTGGAGGGTATTTTGAGTGACGATAATGTGGATGTACAGGGGCTACCGATTCGGTtggaatatttattagtacTCTTCGGCGAAATCAGCTGCTAGACCACTGCATATTATATACTCGAACTAATATGCTCTGTAGATAGTGGATCTGTggtatctttttttctttctcttttcccatcGTCCATTTCGATTGTCTCGTGTAATTCTCGGTCTAATCTCTAATACCTGCAAATGAGTTACTTCAAGAACAGCGACATGTAAGCTCCGCTCAAAAATTCCGCCGGGCTCAATGTGATCATGAGCGGGGGAAGTCATACAATGATACAGTGCATTGGTCATCTAGTTTGGGTTAACATCTCTAATCTGTGGCGCTAAATAAGCACATGCCAAACTACAAAGGGACACAGACGCGTCCGCGTCCAGACACTGGCCCACCAAGTCATACCAGATAAAGGCTAATGCGGCGGGCGAGAGGCTCGTGCGCGCAGAAAGTGCAGTACCTAAGCTCTGTGTAGGCGGTAACGAGTAGCAGGAGTTCGATTCCGCATTGCAATATTCCACCTATATCATACAGCTTCCTTGTTTATACTTCTATGTCAGCCTCTAGCTAGACATATCAATGTCAAAATTGGATCTTGCTCAGTGACTCATCTGCTTTCTCGCATCCATCATATCAAATGGTCATGAATTGCTTGTCCCATCGCGAAAAGTCAGCGGAATTAGCTAGACTGTCATTCGATCGGGAGGCCCAGGATTCAGATTAGTGTTGCTTACCTGCCCTTCTCGATTGTACGGAGCACCACAGCCAGTTCCCAGTCTCTTCATTGGCTCCGGACTATTTACCTTGCAGACCGCGAATaagcaagaaaaatgaaacGCAAGCATTCGTTGGACGCTACAAAGACGAATAACTCCCTACATAGCTTCTATGGCCCCGCAAACCCCAAACAGCAATTGCCTGCGCGAGAAATTGGTGATAGGCAAGATCTAGAATCTACAgatgggaaagaaagcagcaACGAAATAATTGAAGATGATTATGATTCGTTTGATGAGATATTCACGCGCCACATCACCTTCGATACTGATACTCTGGCGGGCGGTTGGACAACTCCTTCGGACCAAAATGATTCAACTAAAACTTCCAAACCTAGACAACGATCTGCTGGGATGGCCAATCGGTTTCTCATTTCCACCGAGCAGCCTAAATCCAGATCACGTTCTTTACAACCCGCTCATAGAACCTTGCCATGGGCGCAGCAGTTTGCTCCATCCAGTATAGAAGAATTGGCGGTTCACCACAAGAAGGTTTCTGATGTGAAAAGCTGGTTAAACAATACTTTTGCCAGAGGGGAGCGACAGGTAAGCTACCAgcctttctctcccctcacTTTGTTCTTTGGCCTTTCCATTCGTGCTTGTTTCCATATCAGTTCAAGGAAGAATTGTCTAGCACTATGCTTCGCTACATTGATTCCTTTCTAACAGAAGACAAGCTACTTGTCCTTCGAGGTCCTGCAGGAAGCGGTAAGACAGCTACAGTTTCATTACTATCAGCTGTGTTGAATTACGACATTCTCGAATGGAAAaacccttcttcatcagagtCTGCCACCAAAGCACATGTATCGATTGCTTCCCGTTTTGATGACTTCCTGGAGCGTGGGAACGAATTTAAAGGACTCGACCTAGATGAGGTGACTAGCTCTCCCGGACCTGGAGATAATGACAATAATGCGGATGCTTCGCGACGGCGCATAATTCTCATAGAGGAATTTCCAACGCTTACAGGTTCTGCGTCTGGCCTAACACTGTTCAGACTAGCTCTTCTGCGGTATCTTGACAGAACATCACAACATAACATAGATTCTGAAACTGATGTGCAACGAAACTCCCCGATTGTCTTGATCGTGTCAGAGACACTTCTTAACTCACGATCTTTTCCTTCAGATAGCCTAACAGTCCATCGGTTGCTAGGACCAGTACTCTACAATCACCCAAAAACGAGCATCCTTGATTTTAATAGCATAGCCCCGACTTTTATGTACAAGGCTTTGCATC harbors:
- a CDS encoding ditrans,polycis-polyprenyl diphosphate synthase (BUSCO:EOG09264W7W;~COG:I;~EggNog:ENOG410PGDW;~InterPro:IPR038887,IPR036424;~TransMembrane:1 (i67-85o);~go_component: GO:1904423 - dehydrodolichyl diphosphate synthase complex [Evidence IEA];~go_function: GO:0016765 - transferase activity, transferring alkyl or aryl (other than methyl) groups [Evidence IEA];~go_process: GO:0019408 - dolichol biosynthetic process [Evidence IEA]), coding for MVTQRDRELFRDDIRSRGTKLNAAEREKLLRPYLPDPSDLPRRPTQRRKKAPRKTPIRTFVKSQLHLLTYAIVHIIFGIFSRLILSYHAVVDRIFAIVYYHHRTPELIRKDVKGLKRLPEHLSVILSLRKEDDALAILMDEVAELSAWSVSSGIPVLSVYEKTGILKSCIPVLHQAITSKLSSYYGSPAQQPTLRLFAPHHPIYNTQQDVPPSDRHNASSLTVLLLSATDGRETFVDLTKTLAEMSQTGKLSPEDITMELVDAEISEITTQPTQPTAPVNQGSTRMGLSRNASLVKPEPDLLLVFGPFLKLDGYPPWHIRLTEMYCTGGRNSGITNSDEAVEYHGFLRGLWHYAGAQMRFGR
- a CDS encoding ELMO/CED-12 family protein (COG:T;~EggNog:ENOG410PFWZ;~InterPro:IPR016024,IPR011989,IPR011993,IPR001849, IPR006816,IPR024574;~PFAM:PF11841,PF04727,PF16457) — protein: METSISELVERLGSDEDAVRKMAVFKLQGSIGDPSFADNFIAEGGLTRLRYLTLHASGNTLAYSLTSFARILEVDKGWDLVDQDMVERVVELIVTHPLVNILRGAMSILVSIVSHPYSGNHLSQDGNFGFRALKPAIAIYPQFLEMLVNRLSSADHALCANALQLINSLMRDSITNEADTEWPKFIQKLQDLGVIRAVYSLMQGTALQDHVHPLIEFQSLTKVLLRKWREIPLDLERPEHRRALKGIYVASSHERSQEKGLDNGDEMKQSKKHSSEKWRRLGFETESPSMQFEDTGFLGMMDLADYVRNHQDEFQKMLLEQSTKPPQQRCPIARASLSVTSILYQHFEVDKSEMDDSKGYLLLESRSNLDKLFEPLLLHWTRLHVAGLHALFRLWKATGAEVEDYGKIVELVRILIESVVGGAPRTKDVQEVEEELTNFEYGRLRELQMELLGLTYEDAWGQHLQQMREELYHEALQFVKEQRIRCLLHGAWFLNEGSDSSDVGTEQRSWKYAQLSHNRRFLHFGDFNSILERCPELDTLPEKIDLSSVSSVVSNVSASSNDQSAEPAKDMSHAVSYTKITVHGYSQPVHGTGDIQKSNGHRRTSSRSVQGETALLSFCPQSTSVASEWLDGLLMLLNQQPITAETNKLISLVSDYGLKIRLLNVRFDDVAFAGEAPQVPTRDGLDDNYYYDVFGGS
- the SEC10 gene encoding exocyst subunit SEC10 (BUSCO:EOG09260WUS;~COG:U;~EggNog:ENOG410PH9F;~InterPro:IPR009976,IPR033960;~PFAM:PF07393;~TransMembrane:1 (o642-664i);~go_component: GO:0000145 - exocyst [Evidence IEA];~go_component: GO:0005737 - cytoplasm [Evidence IEA];~go_process: GO:0006887 - exocytosis [Evidence IEA]): MPDDASSITPLNAASRSVFPTGPSFTLEDFSSRDFIVKEFIEALSDSAISNRRSTITPTTGNQPFDPKPLIRTLEHAQRRLGEISGDLEIRENELSAAVRRAEAQHSQNLNTLGKKLKQTIESFQQLDTSLNGAGLSGVELAGGTGNMAVETGKKLEELDRQRRRALDARFLLECWDGVSNRGELTLLENLRRSGTGEAKVRSAQIARQLLRISQRLDTESWNDSSGRSAGLPGNGVISADDNINGKGNGTRRNTREIIEKFSETLENDLLKQFDDFYRKANFEGMKDCATVLQDFNGGASVIALFVNQHQFFIDRSQLVTEEVGGDLETWEMLADPDAEPLKVEPSLQSLIDEVKVVVQEESAIIRRAFPYYEQVLGKFLQRVFQQSIQQRLEMVLEKANSVSSLAFLRSLQSSRSYISALVDDLKSHGLTEHPDPISSQTALVLDQQLEDLFVPYFVGSSYIEREKRTLEELYTSLLFKFTTFHARRKKAATTFMASLSKSGTEMLSSARDAYLSRLESSEFPPTQRRLLLQVAGLRESSDLSKPTDIKLTEEDGIPSISSAKRMLKWLAEAVGRGLELSVNSETPKDMLALLTLLLSVMGEGFIEVSLDAALEAATSQESGKAEPDFAYLPAIRNAIGIANLMVMCINTLLIPLAAGSITIRREMEKKTSLITMRIEEKINILEQKVIDNTLTWTGKLLSGQKKNDFRPKEGDSTAWLEKLQTPTCATICTFLTRVHNVVKTSLPPSGSNIRQLLTEIAIGTRTLLLDHFKRFVVNGPGGLMVTKDMTQYTDLLKSWDIEEQVKGPSGTLDVLLEVGNLFVIGSEALRERIRGGTGSGTGGSAGNNTGNSPGRSLGGSGQTETGLSVQEVRAYVSRREDSNTAALQSVLNIL
- a CDS encoding uncharacterized protein (COG:S;~EggNog:ENOG410PSNB) — protein: MTFYLPPPTIQSEYCTATTVYDPMPHLPIVQCNASITAQNIRKRKRETALEDITPALSNRLASSALHDTSPQFCLDNKTCLSDSAGVFTRQRCLHRKRRVFQQPPAYNKPPLTDGISYMLQSDSSQDTCISGVSSPPVSPKTIPPTPYQQPQTLFASASCLRPCHICHRRPTTREYVDAYADCDLCGGRSCYICLRHCDSVDCSGLLRTPTSGCQERPDDDEWQTERARKVCSACAVEGVTESGKEVIRCLECVQGLQSQWQALHLH